A DNA window from Impatiens glandulifera chromosome 7, dImpGla2.1, whole genome shotgun sequence contains the following coding sequences:
- the LOC124910427 gene encoding uncharacterized hydrolase C22A12.06c-like has translation MGSEGRRGIEIKRKPRILCLHGFRTSGEILKTQILRRWPESVIDKMDLVFPDAPYPSQGKSEVEGIFDPPYYEWFQFNKEFTDYTNFEECLAYIEDYMVNHGPFDGLLGFSQGAILSAALPGLQAKGMALTKVEKMKFLIIIGGAKLLNASIADVAYSSPIQCPSLHFLGEKDFLKPHGTVLLESCIDPVLIHHPKGHTIPRIDEDNLPVMLSFIEKIQKLVSGDYQEDLNDQQQQQQEDEVEAST, from the exons ATGGGAAGTGAAGGCAGAAGGGGAATCGAAATCAAGAGGAAACCAAGGATTCTCTGTCTCCATGGATTTAGAACCAGTGGAGAAATCCTCAAGACACAAATCCTCCGTCGATGGCCTGAATCTGTAATCGACAAAATGGACCTCGTATTCCCCGATGCCCCATACCCTTCCCAAGGAAAGTCAGAGGTCGAAGGAATCTTTGATCCTCCCTATTACGAGTGGTTCCAATTCAACAAG GAATTCACTGATTACACCAATTTTGAGGAGTGTCTGGCTTACATTGAAGATTACATGGTTAATCATGGACCCTTTGATGGACTACTTGGTTTCTCTCAG GGGGCTATTCTATCAGCTGCATTGCCGGGTCTTCAAGCCAAG GGAATGGCACTTACAAAGGTGGAGAAGATGAAGTTCTTGATAATAATAGGAGGGGCGAAGTTACTAAATGCATCTATTGCGGATGTTGCTTATTCATCCCCGATTCAGTGCCCTTCACTTCATTTCTTAGGTGAGAAAGATTTCTTGAAGCCGCATGGGACAGTTCTTCTTGAATCATGCATTGATCCTGTTTTGATTCACCATCCTAAGGGTCACACCATTCCAAGAATTG ATGAAGATAATCTGCCTGTAATGTTGAGTTTCATTGAAAAAATTCAGAAACTGGTTTCTGGGGATTATCAGGAAGATCTCAATGATCAGCAGCAACAGCAACAGGAGGATGAGGTGGAGGCTTCAActtaa
- the LOC124946105 gene encoding serine/threonine-protein kinase PEPKR2 produces MRKKRKGTEVLRSNKGDQTVESSLDTRSSFSNLKSHYSLEDYARLRKKCKEDVVGNDEPDESCNKNRLMRTAATAPPCGTTSSVSAGRGLKRKIGCIDAATQMGRKNKILEDYIRGDNIGKGKFGSVWLCRRKFNGLEFACKTLKKGEETVHREVEIMQHLSGHPGVVMLEAVYEDDECFHLVMELCPCGRLIDQMTEEGKYTEQRAANLFKELMLVMRYCHEMGVVHRDIKPENILLTAGGKIKLADFGLAMRVSNGQKLTGLAGSPAYVAPEVLSGNYSEKADIWSAGVLLHALLTGALPFQGNSLEAVFEAIKNTNLDFHTGIWESVSKPARNLMERILTRDVDKRITVDEVLNHPWILFYTERTLKTLSARSKAKVQSSSPSPSQPLTNTCLDALCSSLPLSGSSGGRGAEEQDENGLVDALSVAISHVRISEPKKVRLCGPTSPIREQCSSNLNPNSLCKAF; encoded by the exons ATGAGAAAGAAGAGGAAAGGGACTGAGGTTCTGCGCTCAAATAAAGGGGATCAAACTGTAGAATCATCTCTCGATACGAGATCCTCCTTTTCAAACTTGAAATCTCATTATTCATTGGAGGATTATGCAAGGTTGAGGAAGAAGTGTAAGGAAGATGTGGTGGGTAATGATGAGCCTGATGAGTCGTGTAACAAAAACAGACTAATGAGAACTGCAGCCACTGCACCTCCTTGTGGAACAACATCTTCAGTTTCGGCAGGAAGGGGTCTCAAGAGAAAGATAGGCTGTATTGATGCGGCTACACAGATGGGTCGGAAGAATAAGATTTTGGAAGACTATATTAGAGGTGATAACATTGGCAAGGGTAAGTTTGGATCTGTTTGGTTGTGTAGGAGAAAGTTTAATGGTCTGGAATTTGCTTGTAAGACTTTGAAGAAAGGGGAGGAAACCGTTCACCGCGAAGTTGAGATTATGCAGCATTTATCGGGTCATCCTGGTGTTGTTATGTTGGAGGCTGTTTATGAGGATGATGAATGCTTTCACCTTGTAATGGAGTTATGTCCTTGTGGGCGGTTAATTGACCAAATGACTGAGGAAGGCAAATATACAGAGCAACGGGCTGCTAACCTGTTTAAGGAATTGATGTTGGTTATGAGATATTGTCATGAGATGGGTGTTGTCCACCGAGATATAAAGCCTGAGAATATTCTTCTCACTGCTGGAGGGAAGATAAAGCTTGCAGATTTTGGCTTAGCAATGAGGGTTTCAAATG GTCAGAAATTAACTGGTTTAGCTGGAAGCCCGGCTTATGTTGCCCCAGAAGTTCTGTCTGGAAATTATTCAGAGAAAGCAGACATATGGAGTGCCGGAGTTCTCTTGCATGCTCTCTTGACTGGTGCACTTCCGTTTCAAGGAAACTCACTGGAAGCTGTTTTTGAGGCCATAAAGAATACCAATCTTGATTTTCACACAGGAATATGGGAGTCTGTTTCTAAGCCAGCAAGAAATCTAATGGAACGAATTCTTACTAGAGATGTTGACAAGCGAATAACAGTTGACGAAGTGCTAA aTCATCCATGGATCTTATTTTATACAGAACGAACACTGAAGACTCTTTCTGCCAGATCAAAAGCAAAAGTCCAATCCTCTTCCCCTTCTCCTTCCCAGCCACTAACTAACACATGTTTGGATGCTTTGTGTTCATCACTACCCTTGTCTGGAAGTTCAGGTGGAAGGGGGGCAGAAGAGCAAGATGAAAATGGTTTAGTCGATGCACTGTCTGTGGCTATTTCACACGTGAGGATTTCAGAGCCGAAGAAGGTCCGTCTATGTGGACCAACGAGCCCTATAAGGGAGCAGTGCTCGTCTAACTTGAATCCTAACAGCCTCTGCAAAGCGTTTTAA
- the LOC124945438 gene encoding phosphoribosylaminoimidazole-succinocarboxamide synthase, chloroplastic-like, with product MSAFTAPTLNPPTRAGFSSRTFSIASFSPFSPGNRISKEDKYPSISLAAMSTHRWQQQRLNALVGSDHSEQILESIQESLTNCLTETDLHLTVPGLKSKSRGKVRDIYDAGDYLVLVTTDRLSAFDRNLASIPFKGQVLNETSLWWFYNTEHITPNAVVLSPDRNVTIARKCSVFPVEFVVRGYVTGSTDTSLWTVYNKGLRNYCGNVLPEGLVKSQKLPANILTPTTKSADHDVPVTPDQIVEQGLMTETDYAEASRKALSLFEYGQNIASEHGLILVDTKYEFGKDSDGKIVLIDEIHTPDSSRYWIASSYEERIRNGLEPENIDKEFLRLWFKENCNPYEDEVLPEAPKELVSELARRYIYLFETITNSKFELPVLTEPIHDRISKNVSAALSTLRSV from the exons ATGTCTGCGTTTACTGCTCCAACCTTAAACCCTCCAACAAGAGCAGGTTTCTCTTCAAGAACCTTCTCAATCGCTTCTTTTTCGCCATTTTCACCGGGTAACAGAATCTCGAAAGAAGATAAATACCCATCAATCTCTCTCGCCGCAATGTCGACCCACCGTTGGCAACAGCAGCGTCTCAACGCTTTAGTAGGAAGCGACCATAGTGAACAAATACTCGAATCTATACAAGAATCTCTAACCAACTGTCTAACGGAGACAGATCTTCATCTTACTGTCCCTGGTCTCAAGTCCAAATCCAGAGGCAAG GTTAGAGACATCTATGATGCAGGGGATTATCTTGTTTTGGTGACAACTGATCGACTGAGTGCATTTGACAGGAATCTTGCTTCAATTCCATTCAAAGGACAG GTGCTCAATGAGACAAGTTTGTGGTGGTTCTACAACACTGAACACATAACCCCCAATGCTGTTGTATTATCTCCAGACAGGAATGTTACAATTGCGAGGAAATGCTCAGTCTTTCCGGTTGAATTTGTTG TTAGAGGATATGTGACCGGAAGCACAGATACTTCTCTATGGACAGTATATAATAAGGGTTTGCGAAATTACTGTGGCAATGTTCTTCCTGAAG GTTTGGTGAAAAGCCAGAAGCTTCCTGCAAATATACTCACTCCGACGACAAAGTCTGCAGACCACGATGTTCCTGTTACTCCAGATCAG ATTGTTGAACAAGGATTGATGACTGAAACTGATTATGCCGAAGCAAGTAGGAAAGCTTTAAGTCTGTTTGAATATGGGCAG AATATTGCTTCTGAACATGGATTGATATTGGTCGACACGAAATATGAATTTGGAAAGGATTCGGATggtaaaattgttttaattgacGAG ATTCATACTCCAGATTCAAGCAGATATTGGATTGCCAGTTCCTATGAAGAACGTATTCGAAATGGTCTGGAACCTGAAAACATAGACAAG GAATTCTTGAGACTGTGGTTCAAAGAAAATTGCAATCCTTATGAAGACGAG GTTCTTCCTGAAGCTCCAAAAGAACTTGTTTCTGAACTAGCCCGTCG ATACATTTACTTGTTCGAGACGATAACAAATTCAAAATTCGAGCTACCTGTTTTGACT GAACCGATACATGACCGAATATCGAAAAATGTTTCAGCTGCACTTTCAACATTGCGATCAGTCTAA
- the LOC124910028 gene encoding purine permease 3-like gives MQDQKDQTMSTKTKKLLLIINAALLVIGTCGGPLITRLYFIRGGKRVWLSSGLETAGWPIIFLPLFFNFIRRRLDKTSPKLFLMTPRIFLAASVIGILTGADDYLYAYGVAKLPVSTSALIIASQLAFTALFAFLLVRQKFTPFSVNAIVLLTLGAGVLAMRSESDRPKGETKWEYCMGFIVTVAAAALYALILPLVELTYKKAKIEVTYTLVMEMQLVMSFFATVLCTIGMIINKDFQAIPREAKGYELGEGMYYVVLVCNGIIWQCFFLGVIGVIFTGSSLLSAVLIAVLLPVTEVLAVVVYKEKFEAEKGVSLVLSLWGFVSYFYGETKYNNNNNNNTNKSNEPNPSPATSSSSKLDHVI, from the exons ATGCAGGATCAAAAAGACCAAACCATGAGTACTAAAACAAAAAAGCTTCTCTTGATCATAAACGCAGCTCTTCTCGTCATAGGAACATGCGGCGGCCCTTTAATCACCCGCCTCTACTTCATTCGCGGCGGCAAACGCGTGTGGCTCTCCTCCGGTCTCGAAACCGCCGGCTGGCCGATCATATTCCTGCccctcttcttcaatttcatccGACGCCGTCTCGATAAAACCTCCCCAAAACTCTTCCTCATGACTCCTCGTATCTTCCTCGCCGCCTCAGTAATCGGAATCCTAACCGGTGCCGACGACTATCTATACGCCTACGGTGTCGCGAAACTCCCTGTTTCAACCTCTGCCCTCATCATCGCTTCGCAGCTGGCATTCACTGCCCTCTTCGCCTTTCTCCTCGTCCGACAGAAATTCACTCCGTTTTCTGTAAACGCGATTGTCTTGCTGACGTTAGGAGCAGGGGTGTTGGCGATGCGATCGGAAAGTGATCGGCCAAAGGGAGAGACGAAATGGGAGTATTGTATGGGATTCATTGTGACAGTGGCGGCGGCTGCTCTGTACGCATTGATATTACCGTTGGTTGAATTGACTTATAAGAAGGCAAAGATTGAAGTAACGTATACATTGGTAATGGAGATGCAGTTAGTTATGTCGTTCTTTGCTACTGTTTTATGTACAATCGGCATGATCATCAATAAAGATTTTCAG GCAATTCCAAGGGAAGCAAAGGGATATGAATTGGGAGAAGGAATGTACTACGTTGTTTTAGTTTGTAACGGAATTATATGGCAATGTTTCTTCTTAGGGGTGATAGGGGTGATATTTACGGGATCATCGTTGCTGTCGGCGGTGTTAATAGCGGTTTTGTTGCCGGTGACGGAGGTGCTGGCGGTGGTGGTTTATAAGGAGAAGTTTGAGGCGGAGAAAGGTGTTTCATTAGTGTTGTCTCTATGGGGATTTGTTTCTTACTTTTATGGAGAGACCAAatacaataacaataataataataatactaataagtctaatgaacccaATCCAAGTCCAGCCACCAGCTCCTCATCAAAGCTAGAtcatgtaatttaa
- the LOC124945471 gene encoding purine permease 3-like — protein sequence MEEQKDETIMNNKTKRLLLILNAVLLSIGTCGGPLIMRLYFVRGGKRVWLSSSLETAGWPIIFLPLLISFIRRRRQSAASTAKLFLMTPRIFLAATVIGILTGADDYLYAYGVAKLPVSTSSLIIASQLGFTAFFAFLLVRQKFTAFSVNAVVLLTVGAGVLALRTGSDRPKGETKMEYYMGFFMTIAASALYGLILPLVELTYKKAKKTVTYTLVLEMQLVICFFATLFCTIGMIINNDFQAIPREAKGYELGERMYYFVLVCNGLIWQCFFLGAIGVIFTGSSLLSAVLIAVLLPVTEVLAVVFYKEKFQAEKGISLVLSLWGFVSYFYGETKYNNNNNTNTNKSNEPNPSNQLVVETELAKTRPTDHDDVNSTSININ from the exons ATGGAGGAGCAGAAAGATGAAACAATCATGAACAATAAAACAAAGAGACTTCTCTTGATCCTTAACGCCGTCCTTCTCTCAATCGGCACATGCGGCGGCCCTTTAATCATGCGTCTCTACTTCGTTCGCGGCGGCAAACGCGTTTGGCTCTCCTCCTCCTTAGAAACCGCCGGATGGCCCATAATCTTCCTCCCCCTCCTCATCAGTTTcatccgccgccgccgccaatCCGCCGCTTCCACCGCCAAGCTCTTCCTCATGACTCCTCGCATCTTCCTCGCCGCCACCGTAATCGGAATCCTAACCGGCGCCGACGACTATCTATACGCCTACGGCGTCGCCAAACTCCCAGTCTCCACATCTTCCCTAATCATCGCGTCGCAGCTCGGATTCACCGCGTTCTTCGCGTTTCTCCTTGTCCGGCAGAAATTCACCGCGTTTTCCGTAAACGCGGTGGTTTTGCTGACGGTTGGAGCCGGAGTGTTGGCGCTGCGAACCGGTAGCGATCGGCCCAAGGGAGAGACGAAAATGGAGTATTATATGGGATTCTTTATGACGATCGCCGCGTCTGCTCTGTACGGACTGATATTACCGTTGGTTGAACTAACTTATAAGAAGGCGAAGAAAACGGTTACTTATACATTGGTATTGGAGATGCAGTTAGTTATTTGCTTCTTCGCTACCCTTTTCTGCACAATCGGCATGATCATCAATAACGACTTTCAG GCAATTCCAAGGGAAGCAAAGGGATACGAATTAGGAGAAAGAATGTACTACTTTGTTCTAGTTTGCAACGGATTGATATGGCAGTGTTTCTTCTTGGGGGCTATTGGAGTGATATTTACGGGATCGTCGTTGCTGTCGGCGGTGTTAATAGCGGTTCTGTTGCCGGTGACGGAGGTGTTGGCGGTGGTGTTTTACAAGGAGAAGTTTCAGGCGGAGAAAGGAATTTCACTAGTTTTGTCTCTTTGGGGATTTGTTTCCTACTTTTATGGGGAGaccaaatacaataataataataatactaatactaataaGTCAAATGAGCCCAATCCTTCAAACCAACTAGTCGTTGAAACTGAGCTAGCTAAGACACGACCAACTGATCATGATGATGTCAATAGTacttcaattaatattaattaa